From Gemmatimonadaceae bacterium, a single genomic window includes:
- the mutM gene encoding bifunctional DNA-formamidopyrimidine glycosylase/DNA-(apurinic or apyrimidinic site) lyase, which produces MPELPEVEFAAGRLRQAVLGHTIDRAEALHPSQRRHLPPAAARALAGQRIERVDRRAKVQLIHLTDGSVLEVHFRLNGDWEFTTLDEPPPRHERVRLTTREGVRVSLVDSRALCVLTRHAPGTFAGVEAGPEPLADTFTAEVLRAALRTRRAPIKPVLLDQHVVAGVGNIYASEALWEARIHPATPANTLSAARVARLRDAIVEVLRTAPTGRYWERTTADGTPVRESEIWRVYGRTGDPCRRCGSAVRDVLQAGRRSYWCARCQRR; this is translated from the coding sequence ATGCCGGAACTTCCCGAAGTCGAATTCGCTGCCGGTCGGCTCCGCCAAGCGGTGCTGGGGCACACCATCGACCGCGCCGAGGCGCTGCACCCCTCGCAGCGGCGACACCTGCCCCCGGCGGCGGCGCGGGCGCTCGCCGGCCAGCGGATCGAGCGGGTGGACCGCCGGGCCAAGGTGCAGCTCATTCACCTGACCGACGGCAGCGTGCTGGAAGTGCACTTCCGGCTCAACGGCGACTGGGAGTTCACGACTCTCGACGAGCCACCTCCGCGGCATGAACGGGTCCGTCTGACCACCCGGGAAGGGGTGCGAGTGAGCCTCGTGGATTCGCGCGCCCTCTGCGTGCTCACGCGCCATGCACCGGGCACGTTCGCCGGTGTGGAGGCCGGGCCCGAGCCCCTCGCTGACACGTTCACCGCCGAGGTGCTGCGCGCGGCGCTGCGCACGCGGCGTGCGCCCATCAAGCCCGTGCTGCTCGATCAGCATGTGGTCGCGGGCGTCGGCAACATCTACGCGTCGGAAGCGCTGTGGGAAGCGCGGATCCATCCGGCGACGCCAGCCAACACGCTGTCGGCGGCGCGGGTGGCACGCCTGCGCGATGCGATCGTGGAGGTCCTGCGCACCGCGCCAACGGGGCGCTACTGGGAGCGGACGACCGCCGATGGCACGCCGGTGCGGGAGAGCGAGATCTGGCGCGTGTATGGCCGCACGGGCGACCCGTGCCGGCGCTGCGGATCAGCCGTTCGCGATGTTCTGCAGGCGGGCCGACGCAGCTACTGGTGCGCTCGGTGCCAGCGCCGGTGA
- the tdh gene encoding L-threonine 3-dehydrogenase, which produces MKALVKETAGRGLTLKDVPEPTIRDNEVLVKVRSAGVCGTDVHIYEWDAWAAGRCKPPFICGHEFAGDVVQVGALVDSVKVGARVTAEGHIVDEHSLFSRTGNAHVDPATKIIGVDRDGCFAEYIAMPASNIWPLDPAISYDLGGIHDPMGNAFHTALTADIPGSVVLITGCGPIGAFAVGICKAAGAAHIIATDVNPRRLELARRMGAHDAVTPDEAKDAVMRASDGHGADVVLEMSGVPSAVHQAFALARPAGRVNMLGIPSKTIDIDFATEIIFKGLTIYGVVGRRMYDTWHQMTRFIRSGAFDPTPVITHRLPLEAVDDAMHLIKSGEAGKIIFQIG; this is translated from the coding sequence ATGAAAGCGCTGGTGAAGGAGACCGCGGGTCGCGGTCTCACCCTCAAGGACGTCCCGGAACCCACCATCCGCGACAACGAAGTCCTCGTCAAAGTCCGGAGCGCCGGGGTCTGTGGCACCGACGTGCACATCTACGAGTGGGATGCCTGGGCCGCCGGTCGCTGCAAGCCGCCCTTCATCTGCGGCCATGAGTTCGCCGGCGATGTCGTCCAGGTCGGCGCCCTCGTCGACTCGGTGAAGGTCGGCGCCCGGGTCACCGCCGAAGGCCACATCGTCGACGAGCACTCGCTCTTTTCCCGAACGGGCAACGCCCACGTCGATCCGGCCACCAAGATCATCGGCGTCGATCGCGATGGCTGCTTCGCCGAGTACATCGCGATGCCGGCCTCGAACATCTGGCCCCTCGACCCGGCGATCAGCTATGACCTGGGCGGGATCCACGACCCGATGGGCAACGCCTTTCACACCGCCCTCACCGCCGATATCCCCGGCAGTGTCGTGCTCATCACCGGCTGTGGCCCGATCGGCGCGTTCGCCGTCGGCATCTGCAAGGCCGCCGGCGCCGCGCACATCATCGCGACCGATGTGAATCCGCGCCGCCTCGAACTCGCCCGGCGCATGGGCGCCCACGATGCGGTCACCCCCGACGAGGCGAAGGACGCCGTCATGCGCGCCTCCGATGGCCATGGGGCCGACGTCGTCCTCGAGATGTCCGGGGTGCCGAGCGCCGTCCATCAGGCCTTCGCGCTCGCCCGCCCCGCCGGCCGCGTGAACATGCTGGGCATCCCGTCGAAGACCATCGACATCGATTTCGCCACCGAAATCATCTTCAAGGGGCTCACCATCTATGGGGTCGTCGGCCGCCGCATGTACGACACCTGGCACCAGATGACCCGTTTCATCCGCTCGGGCGCCTTCGACCCGACGCCGGTCATCACCCACCGCCTCCCGCTCGAAGCCGTCGACGACGCCATGCACCTCATCAAGAGCGGCGAAGCGGGCAAGATCATCTTCCAGATCGGCTGA
- a CDS encoding glycine C-acetyltransferase, with protein MSLFTDLQDELDALKAAGTYKRLNYLEGPQGARVRMEGRGEVIVLSSNNYLGLSNEPSVVQAGIDALHQFGAGTASVRFICGTFTVHRELEAALARFVGTEASMSYVSAWNANEALTATIVREGDFAISDALNHASIIDSIRLAKAITKCTTAVYKHADLDDLREKLRANKDAKRKLIWTDGVFSMEGAIAKLPDIVQIAREEGAIVVMDDSHATGVLGKTGRGTAEHFNMIGEVDIITSTLGKALGGAAGGFIAGPASLCDIMTQRSRPQLFSNALPPTVAASALQSVRYTEAHPELVTRLHENARYFRAAIQEAGFHPLPGETPIVPIIVGETALAIRMSDLLLERGVFVTGFGFPVVPQGQARVRCQVSAAHTKEDLDAVVSAFKSAGKVAGLL; from the coding sequence ATGAGTCTTTTCACCGACCTGCAGGACGAACTCGACGCGCTCAAGGCGGCCGGCACCTACAAGCGCCTCAACTATCTCGAAGGGCCGCAGGGGGCACGCGTCCGCATGGAAGGGCGCGGCGAGGTCATCGTCCTCTCCTCCAACAACTACCTCGGCCTGTCGAACGAGCCGAGTGTGGTGCAGGCGGGCATCGATGCTCTGCACCAGTTCGGCGCCGGGACGGCGAGTGTCCGGTTCATCTGCGGCACCTTCACCGTACACCGCGAGCTCGAGGCCGCGCTCGCGCGCTTCGTCGGCACCGAAGCCAGCATGAGTTATGTGTCGGCGTGGAACGCCAACGAAGCGCTGACTGCCACCATCGTGCGCGAAGGCGATTTCGCCATTTCCGACGCACTCAACCACGCCTCGATCATCGATTCGATCCGCCTCGCCAAGGCGATCACCAAGTGCACGACGGCGGTCTACAAGCACGCCGACCTCGACGATCTCCGCGAAAAGCTCCGGGCCAACAAAGACGCCAAGCGGAAGCTCATCTGGACCGATGGCGTCTTTTCGATGGAAGGGGCGATCGCCAAGCTCCCCGACATCGTGCAGATCGCCCGCGAGGAAGGGGCGATCGTGGTCATGGACGACTCCCACGCCACCGGCGTGCTGGGCAAGACGGGGCGCGGGACCGCCGAGCATTTCAACATGATCGGCGAGGTGGACATCATCACCTCGACCCTCGGCAAGGCACTCGGCGGCGCCGCCGGTGGATTCATCGCCGGCCCGGCGTCGCTCTGCGACATCATGACGCAGCGCTCGCGCCCGCAGCTCTTTTCCAACGCCCTGCCGCCGACGGTCGCGGCGAGTGCGCTCCAGTCGGTGCGCTACACGGAAGCGCACCCGGAGCTGGTGACGCGGCTCCACGAGAACGCCCGCTATTTCCGCGCGGCGATCCAGGAGGCGGGGTTCCATCCGCTCCCGGGTGAAACGCCGATCGTCCCGATCATCGTCGGCGAGACGGCGCTGGCGATCCGTATGAGCGACCTGCTCCTCGAGCGCGGCGTGTTCGTGACGGGCTTCGGCTTCCCGGTCGTCCCGCAGGGCCAGGCGCGCGTGCGCTGTCAGGTCAGTGCGGCGCACACGAAGGAGGACTTGGACGCGGTGGTCTCCGCGTTCAAGTCGGCGGGCAAGGTCGCCGGGCTGCTGTAA
- a CDS encoding ATP-binding protein encodes MHVYAADPLTLEQLSEIRTFVRDALSGLGCDAAIEPCTLAVDEVCANLVEHTVGPSAGPTRVMVRRDGFDAIIVVEDHGTPFDPANAPPPNLSTNWEERPIGGLGWFFVKQLMDGVHYASAPTATGQVNRLTLTKRDACPPPPESSQA; translated from the coding sequence ATGCACGTCTACGCCGCCGACCCGCTCACGCTCGAACAGCTGAGTGAGATCCGCACCTTTGTCCGGGATGCGTTGTCGGGATTGGGCTGCGACGCCGCCATCGAGCCCTGCACGCTCGCCGTGGACGAAGTCTGCGCCAATCTCGTGGAGCATACCGTCGGTCCATCGGCCGGACCCACCCGGGTGATGGTGCGTCGCGACGGTTTTGACGCCATAATCGTGGTGGAGGATCACGGCACGCCGTTCGATCCTGCCAACGCCCCGCCTCCCAACCTCTCCACCAACTGGGAAGAGCGCCCGATCGGCGGTCTCGGTTGGTTTTTCGTCAAGCAGCTGATGGACGGCGTGCACTACGCCTCCGCGCCAACGGCCACCGGTCAGGTCAATCGCCTGACGTTGACCAAGCGCGACGCGTGTCCGCCTCCCCCCGAATCGTCCCAAGCCTGA
- a CDS encoding STAS domain-containing protein: protein MQIAIDQHDHVTVVAVTGSIDALTADTLVTAMREQLELGRTRLIAHFAGVEYTSSAGLRVLLTTLKDARQRGGDLRLAEIRPNVKQVLELSGFTSILKCFADVPSAVASFPA, encoded by the coding sequence ATGCAGATCGCCATCGACCAGCACGACCATGTCACGGTCGTCGCCGTGACCGGCAGTATTGACGCCCTGACCGCCGACACCCTCGTCACCGCCATGCGCGAGCAGCTCGAGTTGGGACGCACGCGCCTCATCGCCCACTTCGCCGGCGTGGAGTACACGAGTTCCGCCGGGCTGCGCGTCCTGCTCACCACGCTCAAGGACGCCCGCCAGCGAGGCGGCGACCTGCGACTCGCCGAAATTCGGCCGAACGTGAAGCAGGTGCTCGAGCTGTCGGGCTTCACCAGCATTCTCAAGTGCTTCGCCGACGTGCCGTCGGCGGTGGCGAGCTTCCCGGCGTGA
- a CDS encoding patatin-like phospholipase family protein — protein sequence MSQPGVALVIGSGGVKCAASIGLMKCFHAEGIPIEQVVGCSGGAIYAAAIALGHDAATVQALTTELWTREVTSQPDRRALLSMVFPKLFGFDGRFGLKQDRIVNERLATAFGDATFADCKIPLHITATDFRTGEQVTISEGRIRDAVRASIAIPFAFAPWEIDGRLLVDGFLSDPLPVGVAIREGGHVIVAMGFESPNQERITSGGRFAFQLSSIMTNNLLRASFAFHGLAHHSEVIAVIPQFSERIRLFDTAKIPLLVREGEAAMREQLPYLRRLLAAVPATGA from the coding sequence GTGAGTCAGCCCGGCGTCGCGCTGGTGATCGGCTCAGGCGGTGTGAAGTGCGCCGCGTCGATCGGTCTGATGAAGTGCTTCCATGCCGAGGGCATCCCCATCGAGCAGGTGGTGGGGTGCAGCGGCGGCGCCATCTACGCCGCCGCCATCGCGCTGGGCCATGATGCGGCCACCGTGCAGGCGCTCACGACGGAATTGTGGACGCGCGAGGTCACCTCGCAACCCGACCGCCGGGCGCTGCTGAGCATGGTGTTCCCCAAGCTCTTCGGCTTCGACGGCCGCTTCGGCCTCAAGCAGGATCGCATCGTCAATGAACGGCTGGCCACGGCCTTCGGCGACGCGACCTTTGCCGACTGCAAGATCCCGCTGCACATCACCGCCACCGATTTCCGCACCGGCGAGCAGGTCACGATTTCCGAGGGGCGCATTCGCGACGCCGTGCGAGCCAGTATCGCGATTCCCTTCGCCTTTGCGCCGTGGGAGATCGATGGCCGCCTGCTCGTTGACGGGTTCCTGTCGGATCCGCTGCCGGTGGGCGTCGCCATTCGGGAAGGGGGACACGTGATCGTGGCGATGGGCTTCGAAAGCCCTAATCAGGAGCGGATCACGTCGGGCGGGCGCTTCGCGTTCCAGCTGAGCAGCATCATGACCAACAACCTGCTGCGTGCCTCCTTTGCCTTTCACGGCCTGGCGCACCACAGCGAGGTCATCGCGGTCATTCCGCAGTTCTCCGAGCGGATTCGCCTGTTCGACACGGCCAAGATTCCGCTCCTCGTGCGCGAAGGCGAAGCGGCGATGCGCGAGCAGCTTCCGTATCTCCGCCGCTTGCTGGCGGCGGTTCCCGCCACCGGCGCGTAA
- a CDS encoding patatin-like phospholipase family protein, whose translation MERRARIGLVIGSGGIKCAMAIGLLKVLAREGIPVDVAVGCSGGSIYAELYALGDDVDVMEEQSQYLWRDLFTKLHYRSIVRTVAPALFGYHEQVGIIDDRRVWKTLEAAFGTRTFADCRYPFFVAATDYRTGEKVTLSEGRLLDAVRASIAIPLLLRPWPVQDRLLVDGGASNPLPVDVAIREGCDLILAMGFESQMTADVSSLTEAVGRTSTIVTNHLLRATFAFYSAAHHAEVLPIVPLLDREVGLTDWQEIPYLIAQGEKAAYEHVPYLRRLLESEGIEPTFGGSTQHAIPTDLPRIQPG comes from the coding sequence ATGGAACGGCGCGCCCGCATCGGCCTGGTGATCGGCTCCGGCGGCATCAAGTGCGCCATGGCCATCGGCCTGCTCAAGGTGCTCGCGCGCGAAGGGATTCCGGTGGACGTCGCCGTGGGGTGCAGCGGCGGCTCGATCTACGCCGAGCTCTATGCCCTCGGCGACGATGTGGACGTGATGGAAGAGCAGTCGCAGTATCTCTGGCGCGACCTCTTCACCAAGCTCCACTACCGCTCGATCGTGCGCACGGTGGCGCCGGCGCTCTTCGGCTATCACGAACAGGTCGGCATCATCGACGATCGTCGCGTCTGGAAGACGCTCGAAGCCGCCTTCGGCACCCGCACGTTCGCCGATTGCCGCTATCCGTTCTTCGTTGCGGCGACCGATTACCGGACCGGCGAGAAGGTGACCCTGAGTGAGGGGCGGCTGCTCGACGCCGTCCGCGCGAGTATCGCAATTCCGCTGCTGCTTCGCCCGTGGCCCGTGCAGGATCGACTGCTGGTGGACGGCGGTGCCTCGAACCCGCTGCCGGTGGACGTGGCGATCCGCGAAGGGTGCGATCTCATCCTGGCCATGGGCTTTGAAAGCCAGATGACCGCGGACGTTTCCAGCCTGACCGAAGCGGTGGGGCGTACCTCCACCATCGTCACCAATCACCTGCTCCGCGCCACCTTCGCGTTCTACAGCGCCGCGCATCACGCCGAAGTGCTCCCCATCGTGCCGCTGCTCGATCGCGAGGTGGGGCTCACCGACTGGCAGGAGATTCCCTATCTCATCGCGCAGGGCGAGAAGGCGGCGTACGAGCATGTGCCGTACTTGCGACGGCTGCTCGAGTCGGAAGGGATCGAGCCGACCTTCGGGGGATCGACGCAGCATGCCATTCCGACGGATCTGCCGCGCATTCAGCCGGGGTGA
- a CDS encoding DNA-3-methyladenine glycosylase, which produces MTTYGAPLPAAFYDREPDRVARDLLGAVLRMEDGPVVVSGRIIETEAYLGPHDPASHSAVGRTARTWHMFGPPGTAYVYFIYGMHWCVNAVTREEGYGSAVLIRALEPLEGIEHMRARRPKARREAELCNGPGKVCAALGITRDFDGAPLTGASALSIRAGEPVPDARVVIGPRIGISKAVDWPLRYRVTV; this is translated from the coding sequence GTGACGACGTACGGCGCCCCCCTGCCGGCCGCGTTCTACGATCGCGAGCCGGACCGGGTGGCCCGGGACCTGCTCGGGGCCGTTCTCCGCATGGAGGACGGCCCCGTCGTCGTCAGCGGGCGGATCATCGAGACCGAGGCCTACCTGGGTCCGCATGACCCCGCCTCGCATTCGGCCGTGGGGCGGACGGCCCGAACGTGGCACATGTTCGGCCCGCCGGGGACGGCCTACGTGTACTTCATCTACGGCATGCACTGGTGCGTGAATGCCGTCACCCGCGAAGAGGGGTACGGCAGTGCGGTGCTCATCCGCGCGCTCGAGCCGCTCGAAGGGATCGAACACATGCGCGCGCGGCGCCCGAAGGCCCGACGCGAAGCGGAGCTGTGCAATGGGCCGGGCAAGGTGTGCGCGGCCCTTGGCATCACGCGCGACTTCGATGGCGCACCCCTCACCGGGGCGTCCGCGCTGTCGATCCGCGCTGGCGAGCCCGTACCCGATGCACGCGTGGTCATCGGCCCGCGCATCGGCATCTCCAAGGCGGTGGACTGGCCGCTGCGCTATCGCGTGACGGTATAG
- a CDS encoding NYN domain-containing protein, producing the protein MAPFHRGPSAQPMVPVSQPNVAPPAHAPNAALLIDFDNVTMGIRSDLQEELKNLLSSDIVKGKVAVRRAYADWRRYPQYIVPLTEASIDLIFAPAYGSSKKNATDIRLAIDALELVFTRPEIGTFVLLSGDSDFSSMVIKLKEYGKYVIGVGIRESSSDLLVMNCDEYYSYNALAGLVKNGEDETTRWDPWELVTESVARMKRNGDVMRSDRLKQVMQEIDASFDEKNLGHPKFSRFVQEAQQRGLLKVTKLESGQLEVDVPDGTPTSVAEAKEGAAGAAPSVGGAEGAAPAETARAERDRDDRRGRRGRRGRGRDRFRDRAEGAEGAEGAEGAEGGDASLAPAEGAEGALDETVEIPVLARTPAAPPVDVPLKLEPEGIKPLADDIGRSGERLTRNDAFDLVRRAVEALVTGEDATTASAVRQKAFDLLGRDSESLASRMFERILQDAHDANMIDLRRRGHDWEVARAADAASIVEQLKAVDEQQAAEKKAAQALLPAAPRGMGARGIGGRGKPAGPPPELLMVGVVGAAKPVATNGAAPAAPAAPAPQAVAPATPAAAETPAPAAAPAKAKKAAKAPAKAPAKKAAKAPAKAEKPAAKAAPAAPAKKAAKAPAKAAKAPAKKAAKKR; encoded by the coding sequence GTGGCCCCGTTTCACCGTGGCCCCTCGGCGCAGCCGATGGTGCCGGTGTCCCAGCCGAATGTCGCGCCGCCGGCGCACGCGCCGAATGCCGCGCTGCTCATCGATTTCGACAACGTCACGATGGGCATCCGCTCCGACCTGCAGGAGGAGCTGAAGAACCTCCTCTCGTCGGACATCGTGAAGGGCAAGGTCGCGGTGCGCCGCGCCTATGCCGACTGGCGCCGCTATCCGCAGTACATCGTCCCCCTCACCGAAGCGTCCATCGATCTCATCTTCGCGCCGGCCTACGGCTCGTCGAAGAAGAACGCGACGGACATCCGTCTCGCGATCGACGCCCTCGAACTCGTCTTCACGCGCCCCGAGATCGGCACGTTCGTGCTCCTCTCGGGCGACTCCGACTTCTCGAGCATGGTCATCAAGCTCAAGGAGTACGGCAAGTACGTGATCGGCGTCGGCATCCGCGAGTCGTCGAGCGACCTGCTCGTCATGAATTGCGACGAGTACTACTCGTACAACGCGCTCGCCGGCCTCGTGAAGAACGGCGAAGACGAAACCACGCGCTGGGATCCGTGGGAGCTCGTGACGGAGTCGGTGGCGCGCATGAAGCGCAACGGCGACGTGATGCGCTCCGATCGCCTGAAGCAGGTGATGCAGGAGATCGACGCGTCGTTCGACGAAAAGAACCTCGGCCATCCGAAGTTCTCGCGCTTCGTGCAGGAGGCGCAGCAGCGCGGCCTGCTCAAGGTGACGAAGCTCGAAAGCGGCCAGCTCGAGGTCGACGTGCCGGACGGCACGCCGACGAGTGTCGCGGAGGCGAAGGAAGGCGCGGCTGGCGCCGCGCCGTCGGTTGGTGGCGCGGAGGGGGCGGCTCCTGCGGAGACCGCCCGCGCGGAGCGCGATCGCGACGACCGGCGTGGGCGCCGTGGGCGTCGCGGGCGTGGTCGCGACCGCTTCCGTGATCGCGCCGAGGGCGCGGAGGGCGCGGAGGGCGCGGAGGGCGCGGAGGGGGGCGACGCTTCGCTGGCCCCCGCGGAGGGCGCGGAGGGTGCGCTTGACGAGACCGTCGAGATCCCCGTGCTCGCGCGGACGCCGGCGGCACCGCCGGTGGATGTGCCGCTCAAGCTCGAGCCGGAAGGCATCAAGCCGTTGGCCGATGACATTGGCCGCAGTGGCGAGCGTCTGACGCGCAACGACGCGTTCGATCTCGTGCGCCGCGCCGTCGAAGCGCTGGTCACGGGTGAAGACGCGACTACGGCCAGCGCCGTGCGGCAGAAGGCGTTCGATCTGCTCGGCCGCGACAGCGAGTCGCTCGCGTCGCGCATGTTCGAGCGCATCCTGCAGGACGCGCATGATGCGAACATGATCGATTTGCGTCGTCGTGGACACGACTGGGAAGTTGCGCGCGCGGCAGATGCGGCGAGCATCGTGGAGCAGCTCAAGGCGGTCGATGAGCAGCAGGCCGCCGAGAAGAAGGCGGCGCAGGCGTTGCTGCCGGCCGCCCCGCGTGGGATGGGTGCCCGCGGGATCGGTGGGCGTGGCAAGCCGGCGGGTCCGCCGCCGGAGTTGCTGATGGTGGGCGTGGTGGGCGCCGCGAAGCCGGTGGCGACCAACGGGGCGGCTCCGGCCGCGCCGGCTGCCCCGGCGCCTCAGGCGGTGGCTCCGGCGACTCCGGCGGCCGCCGAGACCCCGGCTCCGGCGGCGGCTCCGGCCAAGGCCAAGAAGGCGGCCAAGGCTCCGGCCAAGGCGCCCGCCAAGAAGGCCGCCAAGGCCCCGGCCAAGGCCGAGAAGCCGGCGGCCAAGGCTGCCCCTGCCGCGCCGGCCAAGAAGGCGGCCAAGGCCCCGGCGAAGGCCGCCAAGGCCCCAGCCAAGAAGGCGGCCAAGAAGCGGTGA
- a CDS encoding acyl--CoA ligase gives MVATWSLAPVVERRAQEHPERLLATTGERTWTYAQVDADASALAATLADLGLGAGDRIAVNLPNGIEWIIATLAAAKLGAVVVPVSPQLNVHDLRYQLRHAEASAVVTIERWGGVDFLQRFEELLGELPDLQYVVAVGDAEVWYDDRIFQFGDLVARGAGRAVPRPPQYDDADDLAVVYTSGTMGKPKGVQLSHRALVENAVRTATVLGLSSEDRVLTAVPFSAAFGFSAMLGAMATGAALVLQPAFDPAGALALMAAERVTVLHGVPTQYHLLMREEAFDPSRLTSLRTGLMAGSSVAEALVRKVRRWCDVLVAYGLTETGAVVTITRPTDSDAVRRETVGGPLPGVEVMAADLMTGQLHGPEAVGEIAVRGSNLMRGYLRMPTETAKVHTSDGFFLTGDLGIIDEDGTVRILGRRQETISRGGIQLYPRELEDRLRAHPAVDDVCVIGVPHDVLGELVCACIVAVEGAVITGDDIKRFARDTMTADKVPDLVRFFDAFPMTGSGKVRRRELARAIALSANTLHVLA, from the coding sequence ATGGTAGCCACGTGGTCGCTCGCCCCCGTCGTGGAGCGGCGCGCTCAAGAACATCCTGAGCGCCTGCTTGCGACAACCGGTGAACGGACCTGGACATATGCCCAGGTCGATGCCGACGCGTCGGCATTGGCGGCGACCCTCGCGGATCTCGGATTGGGTGCGGGTGACCGCATCGCGGTGAATCTGCCGAACGGCATCGAGTGGATCATCGCCACCCTGGCCGCCGCCAAGCTGGGCGCGGTCGTGGTGCCGGTGAGTCCGCAGCTGAATGTGCATGACCTGCGCTATCAGCTGCGCCACGCCGAAGCGAGCGCCGTGGTCACCATCGAACGCTGGGGCGGGGTCGATTTCCTTCAGCGCTTCGAAGAGCTCCTCGGCGAACTGCCCGACCTGCAATACGTCGTGGCGGTCGGTGACGCCGAGGTGTGGTACGACGATCGGATCTTTCAGTTTGGCGATCTGGTCGCCCGGGGTGCCGGACGCGCGGTGCCGCGTCCGCCCCAGTACGATGACGCCGATGACCTCGCGGTCGTCTACACATCGGGCACGATGGGCAAACCCAAAGGGGTGCAGCTCTCGCATCGTGCGCTGGTGGAAAACGCCGTCCGAACGGCCACGGTCCTGGGGCTCAGCTCCGAGGATCGCGTTCTGACGGCGGTGCCGTTTTCGGCGGCCTTTGGCTTCAGCGCGATGCTGGGGGCGATGGCGACCGGCGCGGCGCTGGTACTGCAACCTGCCTTCGATCCGGCCGGCGCGCTCGCGCTCATGGCCGCCGAGCGGGTCACGGTGCTCCATGGCGTGCCCACGCAGTACCACCTCCTCATGCGCGAGGAGGCGTTCGACCCGTCGCGTCTCACGTCGCTGCGCACCGGCCTGATGGCTGGCAGCTCAGTGGCCGAGGCGCTCGTCCGCAAGGTGCGTCGCTGGTGCGACGTGCTGGTGGCGTATGGCCTCACCGAAACCGGCGCCGTGGTCACGATCACGCGCCCGACCGATTCCGACGCGGTGCGTCGCGAAACGGTGGGCGGTCCGCTCCCGGGCGTCGAAGTGATGGCGGCGGATCTCATGACGGGGCAGTTGCACGGACCCGAAGCGGTCGGCGAAATCGCCGTGCGCGGGTCCAACCTCATGCGGGGCTACCTCCGCATGCCGACGGAGACCGCCAAGGTCCACACGTCGGACGGGTTCTTCCTCACGGGTGATCTTGGGATCATCGACGAGGACGGCACCGTGAGGATTCTGGGTCGTCGGCAGGAAACGATCTCCCGCGGGGGCATCCAGCTCTACCCGCGCGAGCTCGAAGACCGCCTGCGGGCGCACCCGGCAGTGGACGATGTGTGCGTCATCGGCGTCCCCCACGATGTGTTGGGGGAGCTGGTGTGCGCGTGCATCGTGGCGGTGGAGGGCGCTGTCATCACCGGCGACGATATCAAGCGATTCGCGCGGGACACGATGACGGCCGACAAGGTTCCCGACCTCGTGCGCTTCTTCGATGCGTTCCCCATGACGGGGAGCGGCAAGGTGAGGCGGCGAGAGCTCGCGCGCGCGATCGCGCTGAGTGCGAACACGCTGCACGTCCTGGCTTGA